One window from the genome of Periophthalmus magnuspinnatus isolate fPerMag1 chromosome 18, fPerMag1.2.pri, whole genome shotgun sequence encodes:
- the cited1 gene encoding cbp/p300-interacting transactivator 1 codes for MTSLLLPCSTMKDLSSPPLSSSPLSSSPLSSLLHFQTSAKAPPSSVAFGPSPGQTAPGSHLKPPAFSLQNGPHLIASMHLQKLNSHYQNLHHQTPAPHRGFPPTQLSSAGQNLGPGAPVGAAVNHNQGALDSDVVDEEVLMSLVVELGLDRNNELPELWLGQNEFDFISDVPAGC; via the coding sequence ATGACCTCACTGCTGCTCCCCTGCTCCACCATGAAGGACCTAAgctcgcctcctctctcctcctctcctctctcctcctctcctctctcctccctcctccacttCCAGACCTCCGCCAAAGCTCCGCCCTCCTCCGTCGCCTTCGGCCCGTCGCCCGGACAGACGGCCCCGGGATCCCACCTCAAACCCCCGGCCTTCTCCCTCCAAAACGGGCCCCACCTCATCGCCAGCATGCACCTCCAGAAACTCAACTCGCACTACCAGAACCTCCACCACCAGACCCCGGCGCCGCACAGAGGCTTCCCCCCGACGCAGCTCTCCTCGGCGGGGCAAAACCTGGGACCCGGCGCGCCCGTGGGAGCCGCCGTCAACCACAACCAGGGGGCGCTGGATTCAGACGTGGTAGACGAGGAGGTGCTCATGTCCCTGGTCGTGGAGTTGGGGTTGGATCGGAATAACGAACTTCCAGAACTTTGGCTCGGGCAGAACGAGTTTGATTTCATTTCTGACGTTCCGGCCGGATGCTGA
- the rps4x gene encoding 40S ribosomal protein S4, X isoform: MARGPKKHLKRVAAPKHWMLDKLTGVFAPRPSTGPHKLRECLPLIIFLRNRLKYALTGDEVKKICMQRFIKIDGKVRTDITYPAGFMDVISIEKTGEHFRLIYDVKGRFTVHRITAEEAKYKLCKVKKILIGTKGIPHLVTHDARTIRYPDPLIKVNDTVRIDLETGKINDFIKFDTGNLCMVTGGANLGRIGVITNRERHPGSFDVVHVKDTTGNSFATRLSNIFVIGKGTKPWVSLPRGKGIRLTIAEERDKRLAAKQGSS, encoded by the exons ATG GCGAGAGGACCGAAGAAGCACCTGAAGCGCGTTGCGGCGCCGAAGCACTGGATGCTTGACAAGCTCACCGGAGTGTTT gcTCCTCGGCCCTCCACCGGTCCCCACAAGCTGAGGGAGTGCCTGCCCCTCATCATCTTCCTGCGTAACCGTCTGAAGTACGCTCTGACCGGAGATGAGGTCAAGAAGATTTGTATGCAGCGCTTCATCAAGATCGACGGCAAAGTGCGCACAGACATCACCTACCCCGCAGGGTTTATGG ATGTGATCAGCATTGAGAAGACTGGAGAGCACTTCCGTCTGATCTACGATGTGAAAGGACGTTTTACTGTTCATCGCATCACTGCCGAGGAGGCAAAG TACAAGCTGTGTAAGGTGAAGAAGATCCTGATCGGCACCAAGGGCATCCCTCACCTGGTGACCCATGACGCCCGCACCATCCGCTACCCTGACCCCCTCATCAAGGTCAACGACACGGTCAGGATCGACCTGGAGACGGGCAAGATCAACGACTTCATCAAGTTTGACACCG GTAACCTGTGCATGGTGACCGGAGGTGCTAACTTGGGGCGTATCGGCGTGATCACAAACAGGGAGCGTCACCCCGGATCCTTCGACGTGGTTCACGTGAAGGACACCACCGGCAACAGCTTTGCCACAAGGCTCTCCAACATCTTTGTCATCGGAAAG ggCACCAAGCCATGGGTGTCCCTGCCCAGAGGGAAGGGCATCCGACTCACCATCGCCGAGGAGAGGGACAAGAGGCTGGCCGCTAAACAGGGCAGCAGCTAA